The following are encoded in a window of Diorhabda sublineata isolate icDioSubl1.1 chromosome 5, icDioSubl1.1, whole genome shotgun sequence genomic DNA:
- the LOC130444105 gene encoding uncharacterized protein LOC130444105, producing the protein MKCVYLIAICLICVTCSEDVIFVEETNVIDPQFEEDAIESYKEAHAMIPTDNELFFQTLSELFSIKQNSTNGWKISENCGGFYNPNATDSYIILHVLDDAGDRRIRIFA; encoded by the exons ATGAAATGTGTATATCTTATTGCTATTTGCTTGATTTGCGTAACTTGCAGCGAAGAC GTAATCTTCGTAGAGGAAACTAACGTTATTGATCCACAATTTGAAGAAGATGCCATCGAGTCTTATAAAGAAGCACACGCAATGATCCCCACagataatgaattatttttccaaacaCTATCTGAGCTGTTCAGTATCAAACAAAACTCAACTAATGGTTGGAAAATTTCTGAGAATTGCGGTGGTTTTTATAATCCAAACGCAACcgattcatatattattttacacGTATTAGATGATGCTGGCGACAGAAGAATCAGAATCTTTGCTTAA
- the LOC130444151 gene encoding uncharacterized protein LOC130444151 — MKCIYIVALCLILINGESIIEVEDTNVKDPTFEQDAIESYKQAHDMVPTENELFYQTLSLLFGSKRNESDSWKISTNCAGFFNPNKTSPYIVLYVNYTTSARHIRIFA; from the exons ATGAAGTGTATTTACATAGTAGCTCTatgcttaattttaataaatggtGAAAGT ATAATCGAGGTTGAAGATACAAACGTGAAAGATCCAACTTTCGAACAAGATGCCATAGAATCTTACAAACAAGCACACGACATGGTGCCTACGGAAAATGAGTTATTTTACCAAACACTATCATTGTTGTTCGGTAGTAAACGAAATGAATCAGATAGttggaaaatttcaacaaactGTGCGGGATTTTTTAATCCAAATAAAACTAGTCCTTATATAGTTTTATACGTTAATTATACAACTTCTGCGAGACATATAAGAATATTTGCTTAA